In Sphingobium amiense, a genomic segment contains:
- a CDS encoding deoxyguanosinetriphosphate triphosphohydrolase: MTSLAPYACHPDASRGRLHPETGGEARGPRDIFQRDRDRIIHSIAFRRLRHKTQVFVSPDGDHFRVRLTHSLEVAQIGRTTARTLGLNEDLTEALCLAHDIGHPPFGHAGEDALEVALEAHGGFDHNAHTLRTLMLLESPYPLFRGLNLSWEMLEGLAKHNGPVTRPGWAMREIDALYPLDLASHASLEAQLAAISDDIAYDNHDIDDGLRAGLLALEQLLEVPLVRSCWDRVRARYPDVPQDRLLRELVREQIGVMANDLIATTRRAIAESRIETVEDVRALGRTLVGFSPELAEQERVLKRFMYATLYHHPEQLAAADRARIIVSDLFRAYQADPALMPPEWRDDCALEEPSRSRHIADFIAGMTDRYAEKRHAEIYGLPVLAD; the protein is encoded by the coding sequence ATGACCAGCCTCGCGCCCTATGCCTGCCACCCCGACGCCAGCCGGGGCCGCCTCCATCCCGAAACGGGCGGCGAGGCGCGGGGGCCGCGCGACATCTTCCAGCGCGACCGCGACCGTATCATCCACTCCATCGCCTTCCGCCGCCTGCGCCACAAGACGCAGGTGTTCGTTTCCCCCGACGGCGATCATTTCCGCGTCCGCCTGACCCACAGCCTCGAAGTCGCGCAGATCGGCCGCACCACCGCGCGCACGCTCGGCCTCAACGAGGATCTGACCGAAGCGCTCTGCCTCGCCCACGACATCGGCCATCCGCCCTTCGGCCATGCAGGCGAAGATGCGCTGGAAGTCGCGCTGGAGGCGCATGGCGGCTTCGACCACAATGCCCACACGCTGCGCACGCTGATGCTGCTGGAAAGTCCCTATCCGCTGTTCCGGGGGCTGAACCTCAGTTGGGAGATGCTTGAGGGGCTGGCGAAGCATAATGGCCCCGTCACCCGTCCCGGCTGGGCGATGCGCGAAATCGACGCGCTCTACCCGCTTGACCTTGCCAGCCACGCCTCGCTGGAGGCGCAGTTGGCCGCCATTTCCGACGACATCGCTTACGATAATCACGACATTGACGATGGCCTGCGCGCCGGGCTGCTTGCGCTCGAACAACTGCTTGAAGTGCCGCTGGTGCGAAGCTGCTGGGACCGGGTGCGGGCGCGCTATCCCGATGTGCCGCAGGACCGGCTGCTGCGCGAACTGGTGCGCGAACAGATCGGCGTGATGGCCAACGACCTTATCGCCACGACCCGCCGCGCCATCGCAGAGTCGCGGATCGAGACGGTCGAGGATGTCCGCGCGCTGGGACGCACGCTCGTCGGCTTCTCGCCCGAACTGGCCGAGCAGGAACGGGTGCTCAAGCGCTTCATGTATGCGACGCTCTACCACCATCCCGAACAGCTCGCCGCCGCCGACCGCGCACGAATCATCGTTTCCGACCTGTTCCGCGCCTATCAGGCCGACCCAGCGCTGATGCCGCCCGAATGGCGCGACGATTGCGCGCTGGAGGAGCCGTCCCGCAGCCGCCACATCGCCGACTTCATCGCGGGCATGACCGACCGCTACGCCGAAAAGCGCCACGCGGAAATCTACGGCCTTCCCGTTCTGGCGGATTGA
- the gcvT gene encoding glycine cleavage system aminomethyltransferase GcvT — protein sequence MTANDDIAHLEEELPLQELPLDGWHRAKGARMVGFAGYHMPIQYEGIMAEHLWTREHAGLFDVSHMGQLTFSGEGIDEALELLLPADIKGLKAFRQRYSMLLDEEGGILDDLMVSRLGGGAFDGAAIYMVVNGATKYDDIGWMIEHLPDEVVMNHMDEQALLALQGPEAGEALSTLIPETADLLFMQSGLFAWRGVPLWISRSGYTGEDGFEISVPADDVTLLADALCALRQVKPIGLGARDSLRLEAGLPLYGHDLTPAVSTIGADLGFAIGKRRREEGGFIGHARVMKELADGPGTKRVGLTIEGRLPAREGAKIYAGSVEVGEVTSGGFAPSVGAPVAMGWVSLPHAAIGTPLEIEVRGKRIAAVVAPMPFVPHRYRRKA from the coding sequence ATGACCGCCAATGACGACATCGCCCATCTGGAAGAAGAGCTGCCGTTGCAGGAGCTTCCGCTCGACGGCTGGCACCGGGCGAAGGGTGCGCGCATGGTCGGCTTTGCCGGCTATCACATGCCGATCCAGTATGAAGGCATCATGGCCGAGCATCTGTGGACCCGCGAGCATGCGGGCCTGTTCGATGTCAGCCATATGGGCCAGCTTACTTTCTCCGGCGAGGGCATCGACGAGGCGCTGGAGCTTCTCCTGCCCGCCGACATCAAGGGACTGAAAGCCTTTCGCCAGCGCTATTCGATGCTGCTGGACGAAGAAGGCGGCATTCTCGACGATCTGATGGTCTCGCGGCTCGGCGGCGGCGCGTTCGACGGTGCAGCGATCTACATGGTCGTCAACGGCGCGACCAAATATGACGACATTGGCTGGATGATCGAGCATCTGCCCGACGAAGTGGTGATGAACCACATGGACGAGCAGGCGCTGCTCGCCTTGCAGGGACCGGAAGCGGGCGAGGCGCTCTCGACCCTCATCCCCGAAACCGCCGATCTTCTCTTCATGCAGTCGGGCCTGTTCGCGTGGCGCGGCGTGCCGCTGTGGATCAGCCGGTCGGGCTATACCGGCGAGGACGGGTTCGAGATCAGCGTGCCCGCCGACGATGTGACTTTGCTCGCCGATGCGCTGTGCGCTCTCCGCCAAGTGAAACCGATCGGCCTTGGCGCGCGCGATTCGCTGCGGCTGGAGGCGGGGCTGCCGCTCTATGGCCACGACCTGACGCCCGCCGTGAGCACCATCGGCGCGGACCTTGGCTTCGCCATCGGCAAGCGGCGGCGCGAGGAGGGGGGCTTCATCGGCCACGCCCGCGTCATGAAGGAGCTGGCGGACGGCCCCGGCACGAAGCGCGTTGGCCTCACCATCGAGGGCCGCCTGCCCGCGCGTGAAGGCGCGAAAATCTATGCCGGATCGGTCGAAGTGGGCGAAGTCACCTCCGGCGGCTTCGCGCCCAGCGTCGGCGCGCCGGTCGCGATGGGCTGGGTCAGCCTGCCCCACGCCGCCATCGGCACGCCGCTGGAGATCGAGGTGCGCGGCAAGCGCATCGCCGCCGTGGTCGCGCCCATGCCGTTCGTTCCGCACCGCTATCGCCGCAAGGCCTGA
- a CDS encoding cytochrome P450 — protein MLFAEAPAHVPADRIVDFDIFNPPGVEQDYFAAWEALATPDGPGIVWTRANGGHWIATRGALVRDLWADNRRLSSEVLAVTPGLGDVMRFIPLQQDPPEHQSYRNAVMKGFASRHIVAMEPKVRAVARELIAGLAPRGGCEFMADFAEILPLHIFLTLIDVPLEDRPRLRALGAQLTRPDGTMTVEQLRDAADDYLAPYIAQRMAHPGDDLFSRILAEPVAGRPWTLDEARRMCRNLLFGGLDTVVAAVGMAALHLARHADDQAALRADPALIPDAADELMRRYPTVSVSRNVVEDMAVDGVALKRGDIVYLPGILHNLDAASFDAPHEVRFDRRLNAARHTTMGAGAHRCVGAGLARMEMIVFLEEWLADIPPFRLDAAAPVRMKGGNVGACTHLPLRWD, from the coding sequence ATGCTATTTGCCGAAGCGCCCGCGCATGTTCCGGCGGATCGGATCGTCGATTTCGACATCTTCAACCCGCCGGGCGTCGAGCAGGATTATTTCGCCGCATGGGAGGCGCTCGCCACGCCCGACGGTCCGGGCATCGTCTGGACGCGCGCCAATGGCGGCCACTGGATCGCCACGCGCGGTGCGCTCGTGCGCGATCTTTGGGCCGATAACCGCCGCCTGTCGAGCGAAGTGCTCGCCGTCACGCCGGGACTGGGGGATGTCATGCGCTTCATCCCCCTGCAACAGGACCCGCCCGAGCATCAGAGCTATCGCAACGCCGTCATGAAAGGTTTCGCTTCGCGGCATATCGTCGCGATGGAACCGAAGGTGCGGGCGGTGGCGCGGGAGTTGATCGCCGGCCTTGCCCCGCGCGGCGGGTGCGAGTTCATGGCCGACTTCGCGGAAATCCTGCCGCTGCACATCTTTCTGACGCTGATCGACGTGCCGCTGGAGGATCGCCCCCGCCTGCGGGCACTGGGCGCACAACTGACCCGCCCGGACGGCACGATGACCGTCGAGCAGTTGCGCGACGCGGCCGATGATTATCTGGCGCCCTATATCGCACAGCGCATGGCCCATCCGGGCGACGATCTGTTCAGCCGCATTCTCGCCGAACCGGTCGCGGGCAGGCCGTGGACGCTGGACGAGGCACGCCGGATGTGCCGCAACCTGCTGTTCGGCGGCCTCGACACGGTGGTGGCCGCGGTCGGCATGGCGGCGCTGCATCTGGCGCGCCATGCGGACGATCAGGCTGCGCTGCGCGCCGATCCGGCGCTGATCCCCGATGCCGCCGACGAACTGATGCGCCGCTATCCGACCGTATCGGTCAGCCGCAATGTGGTGGAGGATATGGCGGTCGACGGGGTGGCGCTGAAGCGGGGCGACATCGTCTATCTCCCCGGCATCCTCCACAATCTCGACGCCGCCAGTTTCGACGCGCCGCATGAAGTCCGATTCGACCGTCGCCTCAATGCCGCCCGTCACACGACCATGGGTGCGGGCGCGCACCGGTGCGTCGGGGCAGGGCTGGCGCGGATGGAGATGATCGTCTTTCTGGAGGAATGGCTCGCGGACATTCCGCCTTTCCGCCTCGACGCCGCCGCGCCTGTGCGGATGAAGGGCGGCAATGTCGGAGCGTGCACGCATCTGCCGCTGCGCTGGGACTGA
- a CDS encoding SPOR domain-containing protein has protein sequence MKPITHLISALALAAAAPFAAQAQSDQSQLTRPLGAADLNSHLARLASNPRDMSALIGAGEAALALDDPRAAAGFFARAEAVQGNNGRVKAGLGRVMLKLQNPVEALRQFNEAARLGYPEADLLSDRGLARDMTGDQAGAQRDYQAALARTPQDEELIRRYAASLGISGQVEAADKVLDPLLYKSDRAAWRYRAFIYAMNNRQTDARKVALQTMPEQLATAITPYMQKMPYLTAAQKAAAVHFGHFPQQVGTSIAAIVPTPPAPGIVVGSRPPAAAATTVAAATPQPKALTRAEQRRQAREAQRLASAQATRPVQPTTRPSQPQLAQAQSAQPSVPRAVQPTPAPARQSIPLATPAPATQAPAATPVTQSLPSAATPAPQPAPVRQAAASGSAPVQGPPAPGFETLSPAAAAPTPVQTAAALPPPPPSSVPLPNPEATRTLADIIRAIDVPETERETRVAAVNLDEIAALQAQRRAERQTAAKAAADKAKKEAAAKAKAEADAKAKAEAEEKKRLAANPSRNWLQVGVGQSKSALSFTMKRLRGKYSALAPQDAWSAGWGRTNRLLVGPFSSFTRARDLETKLKADGADVFAWKSDAGEVVEKLGGE, from the coding sequence GTGAAACCCATAACGCACCTGATTTCCGCGCTCGCCCTTGCCGCCGCCGCGCCCTTCGCCGCGCAGGCCCAGTCGGACCAGTCGCAGCTCACCCGCCCCCTCGGCGCGGCCGACCTCAACAGCCATCTCGCCCGCCTCGCGTCCAACCCGCGCGACATGAGCGCGCTGATTGGCGCGGGCGAAGCGGCATTGGCGCTCGACGATCCGCGCGCCGCCGCCGGTTTCTTCGCCCGCGCCGAAGCGGTGCAGGGCAATAACGGGCGGGTCAAGGCCGGGCTGGGCCGGGTGATGCTCAAGCTCCAGAATCCCGTCGAAGCGCTCCGCCAGTTCAACGAGGCGGCGCGGCTCGGCTATCCCGAAGCCGATCTCCTGTCCGACCGGGGTCTTGCCCGTGACATGACCGGCGATCAGGCAGGGGCGCAGCGCGACTATCAGGCTGCTCTCGCCCGCACGCCGCAGGATGAGGAACTGATCCGCCGCTACGCCGCATCGCTCGGCATATCGGGGCAGGTGGAGGCGGCGGACAAGGTGCTGGACCCGCTGCTCTACAAAAGCGACCGCGCCGCGTGGCGATACCGCGCGTTCATCTACGCGATGAACAACAGGCAGACGGACGCGCGCAAGGTCGCGCTCCAGACCATGCCCGAACAGCTCGCGACGGCGATCACGCCCTATATGCAGAAAATGCCCTATCTGACCGCCGCGCAGAAGGCGGCGGCGGTACATTTCGGCCATTTCCCGCAGCAGGTGGGGACAAGCATCGCCGCCATCGTGCCGACCCCGCCCGCGCCCGGTATCGTCGTCGGTTCGCGCCCGCCCGCCGCTGCTGCGACGACGGTTGCCGCCGCCACCCCGCAGCCCAAGGCGCTCACCCGCGCGGAGCAGCGCCGTCAGGCCCGCGAAGCCCAGCGCCTCGCCAGCGCGCAGGCGACGCGCCCGGTACAGCCGACGACGCGGCCCTCTCAGCCGCAACTGGCGCAGGCGCAAAGCGCGCAGCCGTCCGTCCCGCGCGCCGTGCAACCGACCCCGGCGCCCGCACGCCAGTCCATCCCGCTCGCCACGCCCGCGCCCGCAACGCAGGCGCCTGCTGCGACGCCCGTTACCCAATCGCTTCCGTCCGCCGCCACGCCAGCGCCGCAGCCCGCGCCTGTGCGTCAGGCCGCCGCTTCGGGCAGTGCGCCGGTTCAGGGACCGCCCGCGCCCGGCTTCGAAACGCTCTCGCCCGCCGCAGCCGCGCCCACGCCCGTCCAGACCGCCGCCGCGCTGCCACCGCCGCCGCCGTCTTCCGTGCCGCTGCCCAATCCCGAAGCCACGCGCACGCTCGCCGACATCATCCGCGCCATCGACGTCCCCGAGACCGAGCGCGAGACCCGCGTCGCCGCCGTCAATCTGGACGAAATCGCCGCGCTTCAGGCGCAGCGCCGCGCCGAACGCCAGACCGCCGCAAAGGCCGCCGCCGACAAGGCGAAGAAGGAAGCCGCCGCCAAGGCGAAGGCCGAAGCCGATGCGAAGGCCAAGGCAGAAGCGGAAGAGAAGAAGCGCCTCGCCGCCAACCCGTCGCGCAACTGGCTTCAGGTCGGCGTCGGCCAGAGCAAGTCCGCGCTTTCCTTCACCATGAAGCGGCTGCGCGGCAAATATTCCGCCCTCGCGCCGCAGGACGCGTGGAGCGCGGGCTGGGGCCGCACTAACCGGCTGCTCGTCGGCCCGTTCAGCAGCTTCACCCGCGCCAGGGATCTGGAAACGAAGCTCAAGGCGGACGGCGCGGACGTGTTCGCGTGGAAAAGCGACGCGGGAGAGGTGGTGGAGAAGCTCGGGGGCGAGTAA
- the gcvPA gene encoding aminomethyl-transferring glycine dehydrogenase subunit GcvPA codes for MRYLPLTDSDRQEMLSVVGASSIDDLFVDVPAEARLSGPIEGLPLHASELAVERHMSALARQNLSAGEAPFFLGAGAYRHHVPASVDHLIQRGEFLTAYTPYQPEIAQGTLQVLFEFQTQVARLLGCDVANASMYDGSTACWEAIVMARRITKRGKALLSSGLHPHYVSVAQTMAKFTGDALVHEDPTLEAATDIDALIAAIDRDTSCVVVQYPDILGRIADLTPLADAAHAAGALLVAVVTEPVALGAIKAPGHMGADIVVGEGQSIGVGLQFGGPYLGLFACKQKYVRQMPGRLCGETVDAAGKRGFVLTLSTREQHIRREKATSNICTNSGLCALAFSIHMTLLGERGLRELAGLNHALAVQAADQLAQVPGVTLLNDSFFNEFTLVLTKDARETVRNLADRGVLAGVSLGRLFPNSTAVGNGLVVAVTETTTPEDIEALAAALQEELA; via the coding sequence ATGCGCTACCTACCCCTTACCGACAGCGACCGGCAGGAGATGCTCTCCGTCGTCGGCGCGTCCTCCATCGACGATCTGTTCGTGGACGTGCCCGCCGAGGCGCGGCTGTCCGGTCCGATAGAGGGACTGCCGCTCCATGCCAGCGAACTGGCCGTCGAACGCCATATGAGCGCTCTGGCGCGGCAGAATCTGTCGGCGGGGGAAGCGCCCTTCTTCCTGGGCGCAGGCGCCTATCGCCACCATGTTCCCGCCAGCGTCGATCATCTGATCCAGCGCGGCGAGTTCCTGACCGCCTACACCCCCTATCAGCCGGAAATCGCGCAGGGCACGCTTCAGGTGCTGTTCGAATTCCAGACGCAGGTTGCACGCCTGCTGGGCTGCGATGTGGCCAATGCGTCGATGTATGACGGCTCGACCGCCTGCTGGGAAGCCATTGTTATGGCCCGCCGCATCACGAAGCGCGGCAAGGCGCTGCTCTCGTCGGGCCTGCATCCGCATTATGTCTCGGTCGCGCAGACTATGGCGAAGTTCACCGGCGACGCGCTGGTGCACGAAGACCCGACGCTGGAAGCCGCGACCGACATCGACGCGCTGATCGCCGCCATCGACCGGGACACAAGCTGCGTCGTCGTGCAGTATCCCGACATATTGGGCCGCATCGCCGACCTGACCCCGCTCGCCGACGCCGCCCATGCGGCGGGCGCGCTGCTGGTCGCGGTCGTGACCGAACCCGTTGCGCTGGGCGCGATCAAAGCGCCGGGCCATATGGGCGCGGACATCGTCGTGGGCGAAGGTCAGTCGATCGGCGTCGGTCTGCAATTCGGTGGGCCTTATCTCGGCCTCTTTGCGTGCAAGCAGAAATATGTCCGCCAGATGCCGGGCCGTCTGTGCGGCGAAACCGTCGACGCGGCGGGCAAGCGCGGTTTCGTGCTGACCCTTTCGACCCGCGAACAGCATATCCGCCGCGAAAAGGCGACTTCGAACATCTGCACCAATTCGGGCCTGTGTGCGCTTGCCTTCAGCATCCATATGACGCTGCTCGGTGAAAGGGGGCTGCGCGAACTGGCGGGCCTCAACCATGCGCTCGCGGTTCAGGCCGCGGATCAACTGGCGCAGGTGCCGGGCGTCACGCTGCTCAACGACAGCTTCTTCAACGAATTTACGCTGGTGCTGACGAAGGACGCGCGCGAGACGGTGCGCAACCTTGCCGACCGGGGCGTGCTGGCGGGCGTGTCGCTCGGCCGTCTGTTCCCCAATTCGACCGCCGTCGGCAACGGCCTCGTCGTCGCCGTCACCGAAACCACGACGCCCGAGGACATCGAAGCGCTCGCTGCTGCGCTGCAGGAGGAACTGGCATGA
- the gcvPB gene encoding aminomethyl-transferring glycine dehydrogenase subunit GcvPB has product MTMLKEGRPTAPEPVKEAHMAPATATGNRALMLEEKLIFEIGSTDTTGVDFADTPQVASRLGSLARVDSIGLPGLSEQETVRHYTRLSRQNYAIDLGLFPLGSCTMKHNPRLNEKMARLPGFADIHPLQPQSTVQGALAVINELAIWLIRLTGMHGVAMTPKAGAHGELCGLLCIRAALEARGDARQVVLVPESAHGTNPATAAFCGYKVEDIPATPDGRVDLEALKARLGPDVAAVMITNPNTCGLFERDMKVISDAVHAAGAFVYCDGANFNAIVGRVRPGDLGVDAMHINLHKTFSTPHGGGGPGSGPVVLSEALAPFGPLPYTARMADGTIHLIEEDNVGEEMPQSFGRMCAFHGQMGMFTRALTYILSHGADGLRQVAEDAVLNANYVLRSLDDVLDAPFGHSGPCMHEALFSDKGLAEGFTTLDIAKGLIDEGFHPMTMYFPLVVHGAMLVEPTETESKAALDQFIMALRSLAERAKAGDEALKGAPYHAPRRRLDETLAARKPVLSWTEADVAQAAE; this is encoded by the coding sequence ATGACCATGCTCAAGGAAGGCCGCCCGACCGCGCCCGAACCCGTCAAGGAAGCGCATATGGCTCCCGCCACCGCCACCGGAAACCGCGCGCTGATGCTGGAGGAAAAGCTGATCTTCGAGATCGGCTCGACCGACACCACCGGCGTCGATTTCGCCGATACGCCCCAGGTCGCCAGCCGTCTCGGGAGTCTCGCCCGCGTCGACAGCATCGGCCTGCCCGGCCTGTCTGAGCAGGAGACGGTGCGCCACTACACCCGCCTCAGCCGCCAGAATTACGCCATTGACCTTGGCCTCTTCCCGCTCGGGTCGTGCACCATGAAGCACAACCCGCGCCTCAACGAGAAGATGGCGCGGCTTCCGGGGTTCGCGGACATCCACCCGCTGCAACCGCAATCGACGGTGCAGGGCGCGCTTGCCGTCATCAATGAACTCGCCATCTGGCTCATCAGGCTGACCGGCATGCACGGTGTCGCCATGACGCCCAAGGCGGGCGCGCACGGTGAACTGTGCGGCCTGCTCTGCATCCGCGCGGCGCTGGAAGCGCGGGGCGACGCGCGGCAGGTGGTGCTGGTGCCCGAAAGTGCGCACGGCACCAATCCCGCCACCGCCGCCTTCTGCGGTTACAAGGTGGAGGATATTCCCGCCACCCCGGACGGCCGCGTCGATCTTGAAGCGCTCAAGGCCCGGCTCGGTCCGGACGTCGCGGCGGTGATGATTACCAATCCCAACACCTGCGGCCTGTTCGAACGCGACATGAAGGTGATTTCCGACGCGGTCCACGCGGCGGGAGCCTTCGTCTATTGCGACGGCGCGAACTTCAACGCCATCGTCGGGCGCGTGCGCCCCGGCGACCTTGGCGTCGACGCCATGCACATCAATCTGCACAAGACCTTCTCGACCCCTCATGGCGGCGGCGGACCCGGCTCCGGCCCGGTGGTGTTGTCCGAGGCGCTCGCGCCCTTTGGCCCGCTCCCCTACACCGCGCGCATGGCGGACGGCACGATCCACCTGATCGAAGAGGATAATGTCGGCGAGGAAATGCCGCAGAGCTTCGGCCGCATGTGCGCCTTCCACGGCCAGATGGGCATGTTCACCCGCGCGCTGACCTATATCCTCTCCCACGGCGCGGACGGCCTGCGGCAGGTGGCGGAGGACGCCGTCCTCAACGCCAACTATGTGCTGCGCAGCCTGGACGACGTGCTCGACGCGCCGTTCGGTCACAGCGGTCCCTGCATGCATGAGGCGCTGTTCAGCGACAAGGGGCTGGCCGAAGGCTTCACCACGCTCGACATCGCCAAGGGGCTGATCGACGAAGGCTTCCACCCGATGACCATGTATTTCCCCCTGGTCGTCCACGGCGCGATGCTGGTCGAACCGACCGAGACCGAGAGCAAGGCCGCGCTCGACCAGTTCATCATGGCGCTGCGCAGCCTCGCCGAGCGGGCGAAGGCCGGAGACGAAGCCTTGAAGGGCGCACCCTATCACGCCCCCCGCCGCCGCCTCGACGAAACGCTCGCCGCGCGCAAGCCGGTGCTGAGCTGGACCGAAGCGGACGTCGCGCAGGCCGCGGAATAG
- a CDS encoding ATP-binding protein: MAEADTHMEQGGALRALARRVLPFLLVLLLVGSLGALLYTASNATRDHQRALAEQQRSFEVIALARRFEAQVARSEVTLARYVISLDPNTGRLFQDQWRAAASQLRTLAFATRKSTWQRGNVEALGYAFEQRGRTLNAIGLRTTYDQKMAALAAFHQAGKSRDLKRITALLNIVIDAENARLRERSLAVTLAGDRTEWVGKTSRLLGLALLVSALFTAWLAHSAYDDRRRARRQAEQETERADRLEAAVRARTAELSDAYEQLQRESAERAEAQDNLRQMQKMDAVGQLTGGIAHDFNNMLAVVVGGLELAKRNLRLKPVEAARHLDNALDGANRASALTRRLLAFARSEPLLPTAVDPDALVAGMADLIDRTIGDQIIVTLNGKASGWRIFVDQHQMENAILNLCVNARDAMDGRGHLTLSTAQVSLKAGEVGDCAAGDYVELSVADDGCGMTPEVLARVFEPFFTTKPVGKGTGLGLSQIFGFVRQCEGEIRIESQVGEGSSVRIYLPRCTTEAECDADAVQPGGGPVEQPPTRILVVEDDPRVLNQTMAALRELGHLPLACDHPSKAARLLANNGDIGLIISDVLMPDMTGPEMIKALPPHVRHLPVLFVTGYAGDVSQGADFEGHLVLRKPYTLAALGQALSTALSGLPHPEAAAAAE, translated from the coding sequence ATGGCCGAAGCCGATACTCACATGGAACAGGGGGGGGCGTTGCGCGCGCTCGCACGCCGTGTCCTGCCATTCCTCCTCGTGCTCCTTCTCGTGGGATCGCTCGGCGCGCTGCTCTACACCGCGAGCAACGCCACCCGCGACCATCAGCGCGCGCTTGCCGAACAGCAGCGCAGCTTCGAAGTCATCGCGCTCGCCCGCCGGTTCGAAGCGCAGGTCGCCCGGTCCGAAGTCACGCTGGCGCGCTATGTCATCAGCCTCGATCCCAATACCGGGCGGCTGTTTCAGGACCAGTGGCGCGCGGCGGCCAGCCAGCTCAGGACGCTGGCCTTCGCCACCCGCAAGTCGACATGGCAGCGAGGCAATGTGGAAGCGCTGGGCTACGCCTTCGAACAGCGCGGCCGCACGCTGAACGCGATCGGCCTGCGCACGACCTACGATCAGAAGATGGCCGCGCTCGCCGCCTTCCATCAGGCGGGGAAGAGCCGCGATCTGAAACGCATCACCGCGCTGCTCAACATCGTCATCGACGCGGAAAATGCGCGCCTGCGCGAACGCAGCCTCGCCGTGACGCTGGCGGGGGACCGGACCGAATGGGTGGGCAAGACATCGCGCCTGCTGGGGCTGGCGCTGCTGGTGAGCGCGCTCTTCACCGCGTGGCTTGCGCATTCGGCCTATGACGACCGGCGGCGGGCGCGGCGGCAGGCGGAGCAGGAGACTGAGCGCGCCGATCGTCTGGAGGCCGCCGTGCGCGCCCGCACGGCCGAACTGTCGGACGCCTATGAACAGTTGCAGCGTGAATCGGCGGAACGCGCGGAGGCGCAGGACAATCTGCGCCAGATGCAGAAGATGGACGCCGTGGGCCAGTTGACCGGCGGCATCGCGCATGATTTCAACAATATGCTGGCGGTCGTCGTCGGCGGCCTCGAACTGGCCAAACGCAACCTGCGGCTGAAGCCTGTCGAGGCGGCGCGGCATCTGGACAATGCGCTGGACGGCGCCAACCGCGCGTCGGCGCTGACGCGGCGCCTGCTCGCCTTCGCCCGGTCCGAACCGCTGCTGCCGACCGCCGTCGATCCCGACGCGCTGGTCGCGGGCATGGCGGACCTGATCGACCGCACCATCGGCGACCAGATCATCGTCACGCTGAACGGCAAGGCGAGCGGCTGGCGCATTTTCGTCGACCAGCATCAGATGGAAAACGCCATCCTCAACCTGTGCGTCAATGCGCGCGACGCAATGGACGGGCGCGGACACCTGACCCTGTCGACCGCGCAGGTGAGCCTCAAGGCAGGCGAAGTGGGCGACTGCGCGGCGGGCGACTATGTGGAACTGAGCGTCGCGGACGATGGATGCGGCATGACGCCCGAAGTGCTGGCGCGTGTGTTCGAACCCTTCTTCACGACCAAGCCGGTGGGCAAGGGCACGGGCCTTGGCCTCAGCCAGATTTTCGGTTTCGTGCGCCAGTGCGAGGGCGAGATCCGGATCGAATCGCAGGTCGGCGAAGGCAGCAGCGTGCGCATCTACCTGCCGCGCTGCACGACCGAGGCGGAATGCGACGCGGATGCCGTCCAGCCCGGCGGCGGGCCGGTGGAACAGCCGCCCACGCGCATCCTCGTCGTGGAGGACGACCCGCGCGTGCTCAATCAGACGATGGCGGCGCTGCGCGAACTGGGGCACCTCCCCCTCGCCTGCGATCACCCGTCGAAGGCGGCGCGCCTGCTGGCGAACAATGGGGACATCGGCCTCATCATCAGCGACGTTCTGATGCCCGACATGACCGGGCCGGAAATGATAAAGGCGCTGCCGCCGCATGTCCGCCACCTGCCGGTGCTGTTCGTCACCGGCTATGCCGGCGATGTCAGCCAGGGCGCGGATTTCGAAGGGCATCTGGTGCTGCGCAAGCCCTATACGCTCGCCGCGCTGGGACAGGCGCTGTCGACCGCGCTCAGCGGATTGCCCCACCCCGAAGCAGCCGCGGCAGCAGAGTAA
- the gcvH gene encoding glycine cleavage system protein GcvH, translating into MSRYFTDEHEWIDVEGEIATVGITDYAQEQLGDIVFVELPAEGTSFEKGDDAAVVESVKAASDVYAPISGEVVEANSALEDEPALVNSDAEEDGWFFKLRIADASELEGLMNEAAYKKFVASL; encoded by the coding sequence ATGAGCCGTTATTTCACCGACGAACATGAATGGATTGATGTCGAGGGCGAAATCGCCACGGTCGGCATCACCGATTACGCGCAGGAGCAACTGGGCGACATCGTCTTCGTCGAACTGCCTGCCGAAGGCACGAGCTTCGAAAAGGGCGACGACGCCGCGGTTGTCGAATCGGTGAAGGCCGCCTCGGACGTCTACGCCCCCATTTCCGGCGAAGTCGTGGAAGCCAACAGCGCGCTGGAGGACGAACCCGCGCTGGTGAACAGCGACGCGGAAGAGGATGGCTGGTTCTTCAAGCTGCGCATCGCCGACGCGAGCGAGCTGGAAGGCCTGATGAACGAAGCCGCCTACAAGAAGTTCGTCGCGAGCCTTTGA